The genome window ATTACATTCTGGCTGACGACGGTGATACCCTGCCGACGCGAATATACATCCGCCGGCCTCCTCACGCAAGGCTTGGCGGCAAGTCTCTCGACAGTGAGAAATTCCCGTTGTGGCTTCGCTGGATGATTGAGAAAAACGACGACACCACGTAAGATTTAGTGTCGCGCAGGAGCAAGCAGGAATGGAATTGAAAATTTCCCTTCGTTTTACCTCCATGCCAATCGGAGAACCCTGTTGAGAAAGAGAATATCGCGCCGTGAATTATTGAAAGGGATGGGGGCGGCCGGTCTGGGGGCATGGCTCGCGCCTCGGCCGGACCGGATAGGCCGCGCGGCGCCGGGCCAGTCCGCGACTGGCGGAGTTCCCGTTACATTTACCGACGTTCGCGAAGCGGCGGGCATCACGTTCAAGCAGGATGGCACAGGAAGCGAGGAGAAATATTATCTGGAAACCATGGGAACCGGCGTGGGCTGGATCGACTATGACCAGGACGGCCTGCTCGATCTCTACTTCGTCCAGACATCCGCCACCAAAGCCTATAAACCGCCGCATTCCCTTCGCTCCGCGCTGTACCACAACAACGGTGATGGCACTTTCACCGATGTAACGGCTAAGGCCGGGGTGGGCGCCGAAGGCCATTACGGGCAGGGGGTCTGCGTTGGCGACTACGACAACGACGGTTACCCCGACCTCTATGTCACCGGCTACGGCAGCGCGATTCTTTACCATAATAACGGGGACGGAACCTTCACTGACATCACGGAAAAAGCCGGCGTGGCCGATAAATCCATGTGGTCTACCAGCGCCGCCTGGATTGACTATGACAAGGACGGCTGGCTCGACCTGGTGGTCTGCAATTACATCGACTGGTCACCTGAGAACAACATCTGGTGCGGCGAACACCGGACCGGTTATCGGGCGTATTGCCACCCCGACAATTACCGCGGCCAGCGCCTGAAACTTTACCATAACAACCATGATGGCACCTTCACGGACGTCAGCAAGCAATCGGGCATTGGCGTTCCGGAAGCCAAAGGCATGGGAGTTGTGACGGCGGACTTTAACAACGATGGATGGCCCGATATCGCGATCGCCAACGACACGTGGCCGAATTTTCTTTTCATCAACCAGAAGGATGGAACGTTCAAAGACATCTCATTCATTTCCGGAGTGGCGGCAAGCGCCGACGGCAAGTATGAAGCCGGCATGGGAATCGACGCCGCTGATGTGGACGGCGATGGGTGGCCGGACATCTATATCACTCACCTCGACTTTGAACTCGACCGCCTCTACCGAAACAACCACGACGAAACCTTTGATGACGTCACGTACCAGTGCGGAATTGGCAACAGCGCCATCTTCACGAGCGGAGTGGCCGCGGTCTTCGCGGATTATGACAATGATGGCTGGACCGATATCATGCAGGTGAACGGCGCTATGCTGGATAACATCAACCTTTACCACACCGAAGTCACCTACAAAGAAGCCAAGCTGATGTTCCGCAATCTCGGCAAAGGAAAGTTTGCCAACGTGTCTAAAGAACTCGGACCTGCCTTCATGCGCCCCGTTGCAGGACGTGGCCTTGCCGCCGCAGACTTCGACAATGACGGCGACATCGACTTTGCCATCAACTCACGGGATGATTATCCCGAACTGCTTCGAAACGACGGCGGCAATGCCAACAACTGGCTGACGGTCAACCTGGTGGGCGCCAAGTCCAACCGAGACGGCCTGGGAAGCGTTCTCAAGCTGACCTCGGAAGGCTTCACGCAGGTCAAACAGGCCAAAGGTGGCATGAGCTACATGTCAGCAAACGACCCACGCATCCATTTTGGCCTGGGCAAGCGGAAGAGTGTCGAATCTCTCCAAATTACGTGGCCCAGTGGAGCGGTTGACAATCTGTCCAAGGTTCTAATAAACCAGATCATCACGGTCAAAGAAGGCGCCGGCATCGTGCCCAAAAAATTCCCACGCATCACCTGGAAGTGATTCAGGTCGCTCCTCTCCTGGCTAACCGTCGCATACAATCTGGTCCGCATTTCGAGGGGAACGGCGCGTCACGGAACATCAGACAATCTGGACTTCGCAGTTGGTCACCGCGGACTTGAACTTCAGTGCGTCTTCTTCGGTCCCGACAATGGCGGCATAATGCATGGGGACGGCAATCCTCGGATTGATCGTCTGCGCGGCCTTTGCAGCTTCGTCGGCCGTCATCACATATGTTCCCGACACCGGCAACAGGGCGATATCACACCGGATCGATTTCATTTCGGGAATGAAGTCCGTGTCGCCGGCATAGTAAACGCGAGTTCCGTCCATTTCGAACACAAAACCCACTCCTTTGGCGTCTTTGGGGTGGAACAGCTTGCCGGGCTCGCGGAATTTATTGATGTTGTACGCCGGGACCGCCTCAATCGCAACGCGATCAACGTTAAGCTCCTGGCCCGGCTCGATGAAATGCATTTCCTTTGCTTTCACCTGCTTCAGTCCGGCTTCGCACGACGGGCTCGCAACGATGATGCTTTCAGGCGTGCAGACTTTGTTCAGGTCATCGAGACTGAGATGGTCAAAGTGGTCGTGACTGAGAAGGATAATATCCGCCTGGTCGAGTTTTGAAACTTTGAACGGATCGGTAAAAATCACCTTCGAACCCGTAACCCGAAAAGTGTCATGCGCAATCCGCGTGAAATCCAGATTCAGAAGCTTCATAGCAAACCCTCCCAGGCCAGATAATTGTTTGGCATGCATTCCAGGATACTCATAAAAACCGAACCTTTTAGAATATCAACAAAACCAGGCGAACCGCTCTCCACCCGAGCCCTGCTGATCAAAATGGGACCGCTCGATCAGCCTTCGTTGTGACCGTTCCTCTACTCCCATGAGATAATTCTAATGGTGTGAGATCAAGCAGGCGCCGATCATTAGAGAGAGATACATACGTTGGCGGCCCAACCCGTGAGGGGCCGCCGACGCGGGGCGGTGGAAATCCTGTGCGAACATACGGAGAGCGCGCAGCCTGCGCACGGTTTATTATGCTGATAATTATGGCAGCACCTCCCGCCCATAGCCAGGAACCCGAGACAGTTCCCTCGCTCGGTGAAATCGCGAGAAAGTTGAAGGCCGAACGCGCACAAGAAACGCATAAGCCAGTTGCCACATATACCAATGACAACCTTCCTTCCCGCGAGTCGCTGGGGATCGTAACCGGTGATCTCGCAGGTCAAGCGAAGGCAAAAGCACCGGCCACGGGCAAGAACGTTGCGCCGGCCGAAGAACATGGTGAGAAGTATTTTCGCTCCAAGCTTGAAAAGGTCCGTTCACAAATGGAGTCTCACGAGCGCCAACTAGCTGTACTGCAACAGCAATTGGGGCTGGCAAGGGTGCAGTACTATCCGGACCCTCAGAAGACCCTGGAACAGGAAAGTACACCCGCCTTCCAGACGGACGTGGACAAGCTGCGCGCCAGGATAGCGGACGAGGAGAAAACGCTCGCTGACGATCAAAAAGCAATGGACGATTTGCAACAAGAACTGCGTCGTGCGGGCGGTAATCCCGGCTGGATCCGATAGCACAACTCCGTCTGCCGCTGCGGGATATCAATCCTCCGGCCTGAGGAACATGATTCCAGCCTTCAACGCACATTTCTCCGTGCCCTCTTGCCCAGATGCAGTGCGGCTGCGCCGCCTGTGAAATTCCGGTAGCGCACTCCGCTGAATCCCTCCGCACGAAGCAAGTTGGCAAGCGCCTCCTGGTCCGGAAAACGCGACACGGAATTGGGAAGATACTGGTACGGGCCCTCAACCCCTGAAATCAACTGCCCCAGCCGCGGGAGCACGCGGCGAAAATAGGTCCGAAAGAGCGGGCCAAAAACTGGCCATTTAACATGGGAAAACTCAAGGATGGCCAACATCCCGCCCTGTCGCAACACGCGGCGCATCTCCTGAACACCACGCCTGTAATTCGCCAGATTGCGAAAGCCGAAGGCGATGGTCAGAGCGTCGAGCGATTCATCACGGAAGGGCAGCCGAAGCGCGTCGGCCTCGAAAAAGAGTGTATTTCCTGCGCGCCTTGCCGACTTTTCCCGCGCTCGCTGCAACATCGGGTGGCAGAAATCGGTCCCCATCACCGTGCCCGCTGATGCCCGCCTGAGAGCGAGGGCCAGGTCTCCGGTGCCACAGCAAATATCGGCCACGACCGAAGAGGGTTGAGTCAGCACGGGCTTGAGCGCCTTCACGGTCGCGCGCCGCCACCGGATGTCAAAGCCCACTGAGAGCAGGTGGTTGAGCAGGTCGTATCGGGGAGCTACGGCCGCAAACATATTCCGCACCGCAGAGGCTGTGGCCCGCTCATCGGCAGCCGTGCCCAGGGTTGTGCCTTCAACCGGCAGTGGCTTTGTCTTAACCATGGGTCTCCGACATTTGCACGCTTCTGAGGGCTTCAACAGCCGCTTCGATGGGAATATCACTGACGGTGCTTACTTTGCCGATCCTTTCCGGCACCACCCAATGGATCTGGCCTGCGACGGCCTTCTTGTCACGCGGGAACAGCTTTCTGATTTTCGTCGGGGCCAGGTCGCGGATGGGAGGCAGAGGGCCGATCCTCCGCACCAATTCCGAGATCCGTTCCGCTTCTCTCAAGTCCAGCATGTTCAAAAGCACTCCCAGGCGTGCCGCGCACAGAAGACCCCAGCCCACGGCCTCGCCGTGCAGAAACCGCCGATAGCCCGTGGCCTCTTCGAGCGCGTGTCCAAAGGTATGGCCAAGGTTCAAGAGCCGGCGCAGGCCGGCTTCCCGCTCATCGCGGTTGACGATGTCCACCTTTACCTGTGCCGCGCGCACGAGCAGCCGATCCAACGTTCCGTCCACTCCCGGGCGCAGCCGGCCCGCTGCTTTTTCCATCAGTGAAAACAATGCAGGGCCGGAAAGCACGGCATGTTTCGCAACCTCGTAGAAACCGGAGAGGTACGCCCTGGGCGGCAAGGATTTCAGCACCACGGGGTCTGCCAGCACCAGGCGCGGCGGCGCAAACGTTCCGATCAGGTTTTTCATCTGGCCGACGTTAACGGCGGTCTTGCCGCCAATGGCGCTGTCAACCTGCGCCACCACGGTGGTTGGCGCCTGGATGTAATCAATTCCGCGCATGTAGGTGGAAGCGACAAACCCGCCAAGATCTCCCACCACGCCGCCGCCAAAGGCAATCAGCAGAGAGCTTCTGTCCGCGCCTTTCTTCAACAGCGTTGCAGCCACCCGCTCCGCCATTCGGATGCTTTTTGAGTTTTCGCCCGAAGGAACAAAGATTTCATGGGGAGCAATCAGCCTGCTGGTCTTCAGAAAACCCGGTCCCCAGCGCTTCCAGAGTGAACGTTCCGTCAGCACAAAGGTGGAAGAATAGGCCCGGTGCGGAAAGCGCTGAAACGCGCTCCAGGCGCCACGCCCGGCCACAACCTCGTAGTCAAATTCGCGGGATTTCACTCGAAGTCGTCTCATCTGGTTCCTGATCGCTCCTCTCCTCGGCGCCTATGAAAACACATAGCATACCGCTTGAATCCCGGCAAACTCCCGGCCGCGAATCGAGTGGCGGCTGGAGTTGCGGGCGTGGCTCCACGCCGCGTATGATGGTGTTGGTCCTATGAGTGAGAAAAACGAGCGCGTCGATTTTCTGATTCTTGGCGCGGGCATCGCCGGGCTGCGCGCCGCAATCGAGCTGGCCGATTCCGCTCGCGTGCTGGTCCTGACCAAGGGTGCAATCTACGAATCGAGCACCGAGCATGCACAGGGTGGCATTGCGGCGGCGCTTGCCGAAGACGACGAAGTACACCTCCATCTTCAGGATACCTTGCAGGCCGGCGATGGCCTGTGCCGTGAAGAAGCTGTGAAGATTCTGGTTGAGCAGGGTCCGCATGAAATCAGAAAGCTGATTGATTGGGGCATGGAATTTGACCGCGAAGGCACCAGGCTGGCATTCACCCGCGAAGGCGCGCACAGCCGCTCGCGTGTTCTGCACGCCCACGGAGACTCGACCGGAGCCCAGATCCTGCGGGCGCTTATGGCCAAAGTGAAGACCTTGCCCAGCATTGAAATCCGCCCCCACACCTTTGTTACCGACCTGCTGCTGGATGGAGCGAAGGTCGCCGGGGTCAACTACATTGACTCGAGGTCCTCTCGCCTGCGGATGATCGAGGCCGGCGGAGTTCTGCTTGCAACCGGCGGCATGGGACAGGTGTATAAGGAGACCACCAATCCCGAGGTGGCGTGCGGCGACGGCGTTGCCATTGCCTATCGCTCGGGCGCACTGTTGAGCGATCTGGAATTCATCCAGTTTCATCCCACTGCCCTCTATGCCAAGGGCGCCCCGCGTTTTCTGCTGTCGGAGGCGCTGCGAGGCGAGGGCGCCGTCCTGCGAAATGTCGATTTGCACCGCTTTATGCCCCATTATCACGATGCCGCCGAGCTTGCGCCCCGGGACATCGTCTCCCGCGCCATTGTCATGGAGATGCGGAAGACCGGCGCCGAGTTCGTCTATCTTGACCTGACCGGACTGAAGCCAGACCACGTCAAGGGCCGGTTTCCCAGAATTGACGCCACCTGCCTGCAATACGGCCTGGATATTACGACTGATCTGCTGCCGGTTCGTCCTGCCGCCCATTATGCCATGGGCGGGGTTGCCAGCGACCTCGACGGCAACACCTCGCTCGATGGTCTCTACGCGGCCGGCGAGGTGGCCGCCACAGGAGTGCATGGCGCCAACCGCCTTGCCAGCAATTCCCTGCTGGAAGGGCTTGTCTTCGGAGCGCGCGCCGGCGCAAGCGCCCGCCGTCGTTCCTGCCATTCGCGTTCCGGCGCTGGTTCTGCACGGCCGAAGACTGATGAGCCCAGGACCCGTCCGCATCGAGAGACAAACCCATCAACGCCACCTGCCGATGTCTCGCCAGCCGTGTTGCAGCTTCGCAGCATCCTGTGGAGCAAGGTTGGGATCATCCGCGAGCATTCGGCGCTGAGTACGGCTGTGCTCGAACTTGGAGAGCTCTCGATTCCAGAACCGCTGCCGCTTGACCGCTCTTCCCACGAAGCCCGGAACATGCTGACCGTTTCGCGACTGATTGCCTCTTCAGCCCTGGCCCGAAGAGAAAGCCGCGGCGCCCACTATCGCACGGACATGCCGTTCAAGGACGATTCAACACCTCCCCGGCATTCTTTCGTTCGGAAGGATTCCCCGGTTTCTTTTGCGCAGAATCTGCCGGCCGGTTTCGGCGGAAAGTCGGCAGCTTCTCACAAATAGTTGTTCGCCGATGCCTCGGATCATTGCGCGCGCGCAGAATTTTCAAGCTGGCTGAGCGCCGCCTTCACCACGCGCCCGACAATGGTCAGGCTGGAAGGGCTGCAGTGCTCGACCGTGTCCTGCGCCGAGTGCCAATATCGGCCGGGGCTGCTGCCGTCCGGCCCATACGTAAAGTCGATCAAATCCACGGCCGAAACGCCCGCCTGCACAAACGGGATGTGATCGTCATCCATGGCGAGGGGTTGGCGAAGAAAGTAGCTCGAGTAGCCGAGCTTGTCCGCCTGTTCAAAAACAAGTTTATTCAACCAGCCGGTGGAATTCTGGTCCCAGCGAATGTCAAGGTGCGCATCGGCAATCATGTCCACGAGAATCATGGCTTGGATGCGGCTGAGTTCGCCATCCGCTGTCAGTTTCTGGACAAAGTGCCGACTGCCATACAGGCTGTCGGTCTCGGTCCAGTCCCGGACGGCTTCCTCGCCATCGAAAAACACGATCCAGTAGGTCAATTTGTGCGGCGACTGCGCCAGTTCGCGGGCCATCTCAAGCAGAAAGGCAGCACTCGATCCGCCATCATTGGCTCCCACAAATCGGAAAGCCTGTTCAAGCTTGGTATCGTAGTGGCCGGCAATCATGATGATGCGTCTTGGTTCCTTGCCGGGAATCTCGGCGACCAGATTCACCATGGGAACATTCCCCGCAGGAGTGGCGCCAACAAATCGGTCCTGGGTCACCTTGCAGCCTGCCTGTTGAAGCTGCCCGATGATCCACGCGCGGGAAGCCTCCAAAGCTTTGGAGCCGGCGGGGCGCGGGCCGAATCCCACCAGATGTTGGAGGTCCGTGAACGCGCGGCCTCCGTTAAACGCATAAGGATCCGCCGCCCTGGCCTGCCGGCAGTTGGACAGGAAGACGAGACTTAAAAGCAGCAGCAGTCCCTGAAGGCTGCGTGCGCTAGGCCTGCTCATGCCGCCGCTTCCAGTTTTTCCGGTAATAGACAAGCCATGAGAGACCGATGCTGATGACGTAGAGGCCAACCAGCGGCATCCAGAACATGAACAGGGTGGTCCAGTCCGGCGTGGGGGCCAGCGCCGCCGCTGCAACCGCCGTAATGATCACCGCATAGCGGATGTTTTTCACCAGGAATTTTGGAGTGACAATGCCAAAAATCGAAAGAAGCAGAATGACCACCGGCAACTCAAAAACGACGCCGACGCCCAGAATGATGGTCAGCGCCAGGCTCCAGTACTCATGGATGGTAATCATGGGCGTGAAGCGATGCCCGAATTCCAGCAGGAACTTGAGGGCCGCCGGGAAAGCGAACCGGTAGGCAAAAAAACCGCCCGCAAAAAACAGACTGCTGGTCAGCCCCACAAACGGCCAGACGTACTTCTTCTCATGCCGGTAGAGACCGGGGGAGATAAACAGCCACAACTGGAACAGAATGTAAGGCGCTGCCAGAAAAATGCCGCCCACAATCGACAGCTTGATATACAGATTGAAGGGATCGACGGGGTTGGTATAGACCAGCTTGTCTGCCATGTGCAGATTTTGCAGGGTGTCTGTCAAGGGCTTGGCGAGCAGACCGTAAATCGTGTCTGAAAAATAGAAGCAAATGATGAAGCCGACGAAAACGGAGATGGCGCTGCGGACCAGCCTTTGCCGAAGCTCCTCGAGGTGCTCGAGGAACGACATCTGCTTGCCGCTGAACTCGTCATCCTCGGGGCCGGGGTTCGGGTTCGTGCTGGGAGGGTTCTGAATAGTCGTAGCCATACTCAGGAGCCGGCTCCAGACTGCTTTCGGACTGAGTGCTCACTGCCGCCTCTTCAGAATGAGCGCTCAACGCGTGCGTCTCTTCCGGGTGTTCGATGCCTTCCTCTTCTAGTTCGCTATAGTGATGCGTCTCATTCTGGGAGTAGCTTGAGTAACTCGAGTAGCTGGTGTCCTCTTCCTTTCGGTCGAGATTTCGGATTTCCTCTTCCAGCGAGTTCTTCAACTCGTTTGAAGCGCGGCGCAACTCTCCCATTCCCTTGCCGAGGATGCGGGCAATCTCCGGCAGCTTCTTCGGTCCGAAGAGAAGAAAGGCAATGAATAAAATGAACCCGACTTCAGTGAAACCGCCGCTGAACAAGACCTACCTCTCCTTTGCATCATATGGGACGCTACCCTGCTTGTCAAGCAAGTGTCTGCCGTAATGATTTCCGTTTCAAGCCCCTCCGCGCCTGGGGCAGCGCGTAGCGCGGACCGTCGGTTTTACGGTCCGCGGTTCTTCGGTTGACGGCGTTTACCGCGTAGGATTGTACCTCAATTCCCTGGCTCCTGCGTTGCTTCGTCATCATCGACGCCTAGCATGCCTCATGTCTAACAAAGAGCCGCAGACCGCAATTCCGGCGGTCGGCGCTACTCGCTCCTCACTCACCACTGGCATCTTGATACTTCATAATTCAGAATTCATAATTGTGTTTGTACCCGATGAAAAGGAGCAGCCGATGAACGAGCGATCCCAACGCAACTCTGCGGAGATGGCCATGCGTCAGATCAATGATGCGTGGCTTAGCGGCCGCATCGAAGACCTTGCGTCTGCGTTGCACGCCGACATCGTCATCGTCCTCCCTGGATGGAGCGGACGCGTTGCGGGAAAGCAGGAATTTCTGGCCGGGTTCCGTGAATTCCTCCAGAGCTCGAAAATCCACGAATTCAATGAACAGGACCTTCAAGCGGATGTCGCCGGCAGTACGGCAGTGGTTGCGTTCCGGTTTGAGATGCTCTACGAGCGCGAAGGCACTCAATTCCGTTCCACCGGACGCGACCTTTGGGTGTTTCAAAAGAAGGGCAACTCCTGGATTGCGGTCTGGAGAACGATGCTCGACCTCGAGGAAAGTCCCGCCTGACAGACCGCGATTTCGGCGCTGCGCCACTCGCTCCGTGTCAATCACTTCCACCCGCATCCCGTCAGCGTTTGGCGCAGGCTTCGAGCTGACGCTTCACAGCGGGAAGACTGATCGTGACTGACCTGCCGCTCACGGGTCCTTCGTATGAGACGACGGTGCCTTCCGCATTCCAGGCGGCGTGTTTGGCCACCGCAGCATCATAAGCTGTCCTGAGCTTCTTCAAATCATCCCTGAAACTGCACGCGCACGTCGCAGGGTCCTTTGCCAAGGCGGGGCTGCAGGAAGCCACGTCTTTCACCATCACGCTGATCGCGCGATTGACCGCTGCAGCGTCGCTGATATCGCCGTTCTCTTTGAGCTGGATATTGTGACCGGGTGTCGGCTGTTGGCGGGTTTGGGCCTGCGCATGGGTGGCAGCCACGGCAAGAATCGCGCCGGACAGGCACGCTATCCGGATTCTCATCAGGTTTTCTCCGAAGATGCCGAAAGGCAAGTTAGCTAGCCGTTCCGCCCGGCAGGGGCTTCAACTCCCCAGATTTTTAGCTCTTACGTGTTTTCAACAACATGGCCAGGTTCGTTTTTAGGTTC of Terriglobia bacterium contains these proteins:
- a CDS encoding CRTAC1 family protein; the encoded protein is MRKRISRRELLKGMGAAGLGAWLAPRPDRIGRAAPGQSATGGVPVTFTDVREAAGITFKQDGTGSEEKYYLETMGTGVGWIDYDQDGLLDLYFVQTSATKAYKPPHSLRSALYHNNGDGTFTDVTAKAGVGAEGHYGQGVCVGDYDNDGYPDLYVTGYGSAILYHNNGDGTFTDITEKAGVADKSMWSTSAAWIDYDKDGWLDLVVCNYIDWSPENNIWCGEHRTGYRAYCHPDNYRGQRLKLYHNNHDGTFTDVSKQSGIGVPEAKGMGVVTADFNNDGWPDIAIANDTWPNFLFINQKDGTFKDISFISGVAASADGKYEAGMGIDAADVDGDGWPDIYITHLDFELDRLYRNNHDETFDDVTYQCGIGNSAIFTSGVAAVFADYDNDGWTDIMQVNGAMLDNINLYHTEVTYKEAKLMFRNLGKGKFANVSKELGPAFMRPVAGRGLAAADFDNDGDIDFAINSRDDYPELLRNDGGNANNWLTVNLVGAKSNRDGLGSVLKLTSEGFTQVKQAKGGMSYMSANDPRIHFGLGKRKSVESLQITWPSGAVDNLSKVLINQIITVKEGAGIVPKKFPRITWK
- a CDS encoding MBL fold metallo-hydrolase, whose protein sequence is MKLLNLDFTRIAHDTFRVTGSKVIFTDPFKVSKLDQADIILLSHDHFDHLSLDDLNKVCTPESIIVASPSCEAGLKQVKAKEMHFIEPGQELNVDRVAIEAVPAYNINKFREPGKLFHPKDAKGVGFVFEMDGTRVYYAGDTDFIPEMKSIRCDIALLPVSGTYVMTADEAAKAAQTINPRIAVPMHYAAIVGTEEDALKFKSAVTNCEVQIV
- the ubiE gene encoding bifunctional demethylmenaquinone methyltransferase/2-methoxy-6-polyprenyl-1,4-benzoquinol methylase UbiE, coding for MVKTKPLPVEGTTLGTAADERATASAVRNMFAAVAPRYDLLNHLLSVGFDIRWRRATVKALKPVLTQPSSVVADICCGTGDLALALRRASAGTVMGTDFCHPMLQRAREKSARRAGNTLFFEADALRLPFRDESLDALTIAFGFRNLANYRRGVQEMRRVLRQGGMLAILEFSHVKWPVFGPLFRTYFRRVLPRLGQLISGVEGPYQYLPNSVSRFPDQEALANLLRAEGFSGVRYRNFTGGAAALHLGKRARRNVR
- the aroB gene encoding 3-dehydroquinate synthase, with protein sequence MRRLRVKSREFDYEVVAGRGAWSAFQRFPHRAYSSTFVLTERSLWKRWGPGFLKTSRLIAPHEIFVPSGENSKSIRMAERVAATLLKKGADRSSLLIAFGGGVVGDLGGFVASTYMRGIDYIQAPTTVVAQVDSAIGGKTAVNVGQMKNLIGTFAPPRLVLADPVVLKSLPPRAYLSGFYEVAKHAVLSGPALFSLMEKAAGRLRPGVDGTLDRLLVRAAQVKVDIVNRDEREAGLRRLLNLGHTFGHALEEATGYRRFLHGEAVGWGLLCAARLGVLLNMLDLREAERISELVRRIGPLPPIRDLAPTKIRKLFPRDKKAVAGQIHWVVPERIGKVSTVSDIPIEAAVEALRSVQMSETHG
- the nadB gene encoding L-aspartate oxidase, translating into MSEKNERVDFLILGAGIAGLRAAIELADSARVLVLTKGAIYESSTEHAQGGIAAALAEDDEVHLHLQDTLQAGDGLCREEAVKILVEQGPHEIRKLIDWGMEFDREGTRLAFTREGAHSRSRVLHAHGDSTGAQILRALMAKVKTLPSIEIRPHTFVTDLLLDGAKVAGVNYIDSRSSRLRMIEAGGVLLATGGMGQVYKETTNPEVACGDGVAIAYRSGALLSDLEFIQFHPTALYAKGAPRFLLSEALRGEGAVLRNVDLHRFMPHYHDAAELAPRDIVSRAIVMEMRKTGAEFVYLDLTGLKPDHVKGRFPRIDATCLQYGLDITTDLLPVRPAAHYAMGGVASDLDGNTSLDGLYAAGEVAATGVHGANRLASNSLLEGLVFGARAGASARRRSCHSRSGAGSARPKTDEPRTRPHRETNPSTPPADVSPAVLQLRSILWSKVGIIREHSALSTAVLELGELSIPEPLPLDRSSHEARNMLTVSRLIASSALARRESRGAHYRTDMPFKDDSTPPRHSFVRKDSPVSFAQNLPAGFGGKSAASHK
- a CDS encoding M28 family peptidase is translated as MSRPSARSLQGLLLLLSLVFLSNCRQARAADPYAFNGGRAFTDLQHLVGFGPRPAGSKALEASRAWIIGQLQQAGCKVTQDRFVGATPAGNVPMVNLVAEIPGKEPRRIIMIAGHYDTKLEQAFRFVGANDGGSSAAFLLEMARELAQSPHKLTYWIVFFDGEEAVRDWTETDSLYGSRHFVQKLTADGELSRIQAMILVDMIADAHLDIRWDQNSTGWLNKLVFEQADKLGYSSYFLRQPLAMDDDHIPFVQAGVSAVDLIDFTYGPDGSSPGRYWHSAQDTVEHCSPSSLTIVGRVVKAALSQLENSARAQ
- the tatC gene encoding twin-arginine translocase subunit TatC, with translation MATTIQNPPSTNPNPGPEDDEFSGKQMSFLEHLEELRQRLVRSAISVFVGFIICFYFSDTIYGLLAKPLTDTLQNLHMADKLVYTNPVDPFNLYIKLSIVGGIFLAAPYILFQLWLFISPGLYRHEKKYVWPFVGLTSSLFFAGGFFAYRFAFPAALKFLLEFGHRFTPMITIHEYWSLALTIILGVGVVFELPVVILLLSIFGIVTPKFLVKNIRYAVIITAVAAAALAPTPDWTTLFMFWMPLVGLYVISIGLSWLVYYRKNWKRRHEQA
- a CDS encoding twin-arginine translocase TatA/TatE family subunit, producing MFSGGFTEVGFILFIAFLLFGPKKLPEIARILGKGMGELRRASNELKNSLEEEIRNLDRKEEDTSYSSYSSYSQNETHHYSELEEEGIEHPEETHALSAHSEEAAVSTQSESSLEPAPEYGYDYSEPSQHEPEPRPRG
- a CDS encoding nuclear transport factor 2 family protein gives rise to the protein MNERSQRNSAEMAMRQINDAWLSGRIEDLASALHADIVIVLPGWSGRVAGKQEFLAGFREFLQSSKIHEFNEQDLQADVAGSTAVVAFRFEMLYEREGTQFRSTGRDLWVFQKKGNSWIAVWRTMLDLEESPA